The Pseudomonas fluorescens nucleotide sequence CGAATTTTGCTCATCCTAGCCATTTTGGCCATCGCTGGATGTGCGGCGACGGCGAAGACTGAAGTCAAACGCGGCAAGAAGGGCCTGCATATCAATTGCTCTGGCCTGTCATCTTCCTGGGACAAGTGCTACACCAAGGCCGAAGCCTCCTGCGGCAGCAAAGGCTACAAAGTCATTGCCCGTTCAGGTGATGGCGATGCCGAACCCGGTGACTATCCGTTCGGCCTCAACCCAGCCGGCTACACCAGCCGCAGCATGATCGTCATCTGCAAGTAACCTCCTCCAAAAAACAAGGGCAGCCCACGGGCTGCCCTTGTTGTCAGTACCTCACCCGCTTGGCTCAGATCGGCTCGGTACGAACCTGCAGCCACTGCAACGCAGCGCCTTCCAGCAAAGGCGCCAGGCGCTCGCGCACCTGGGCATGATAGCCATTGAGCCAGTCACGCTCCTCGATACTCAGCCGTTGCACCAGCAGGCAGCGGGTGTCGATAGGGCATAACGTGAGGGTTTCAAACTCGAGAAAGTCGCCAAACGCACTGTTGCCTGCCTCACGGTTGAACACCAGGTTTTCGATACGTACACCCCACTCGCCTGGGCGGTAGGTACCCGGCTCGATCGAGGTGATCATCCCCGCCTGCATCGCTGTGTGTGGCGCAGCTGCCGCCTGATAGGCAATGACCTGCGGCCCTTCATGCACATTCATGAAGTAGCCGACACCATGCCCTGTGCCATGACCATAGTCGACCTGCTCCGCCCAGATTGGCGCACGGGCGATGGCATCGAGTAGTGGCGAGAGGATGCCCCGTGGAAAGCGCGCCCGGGACAACGCGATGACGCCCTTGAGTACCCGGGTGCAGTCCTGCTTCTGTTCGGCAGTGGGGGTGCCAATCGGCACCATGCGGGTAATGTCGGTGGTCCCGCCCAGGTACTGTCCGCCGGAATCGATCAGCAGCAGGCCATCGCCTTCGATGCGCGCGTGGGATTCGTCAGTCGCCCGGTAATGCGGCATGGCGCCATTGGCATTGAAAGCGGCGATGGTCGAAAAACTCAAAGAAACGAACCCCGGGCGACGTGCACGCGCCGCACTGAGCTGTTCATCCACTGTCAGCTCGGTGATCGGCTCGCCACGCCCCTGCGCTGCCTCGAACCAGGCGAAGAATTCACACAGCGCCGCGCCATCCTGCTCCATGGCCTTGCGGATGTGTTGAAGGTCGGCTTGGCTTTTCTGCGATTTGGCCAGCGTGGTCGGGTTCAGCCCTTCGATCAGGCGAACCCCATTAGCGGTATTGGCCAACAGGCCGCTGGTGACCCGAGCCGGATCGACCAACAGGCTATCGCTAGCGGGAATGGCGGCCAGCACCGAGGCAACCTCGGCATAGTCGCGCAAGCTGATGCCATCGACTTCCAGCACATGACGCAAGTGTTCGTCGATCTTGCTCATGGCGACGAACAGGGTGGCCTGACGCTGGCTTATCAGGGCAAAGGAGACGAACACCGGGTTATAGGAAACGTCACTACCGCGCAAATTGAACAGCCAGGCAATGTCGTCCAGGGTAGCGATGAAGTGCCAGTCGGCGCCGCGCTCACGCAGGGTCTGGCGCAGGTTGGCCAGCTTTTCGGCGCGGCTGACCGTGGCCTCGGGCGGCAGGTGCTGGTACACCGGATTGTCGGGCAGTGCGGGCCGATCAGCCCATACCTGATCCAGCAAATCCTTTTCAGTAAGCAAACGCACGTTGCGCGTCTTCAGCCGCTCGCCCAACTGGCGGGCGGATGCCAGGGCCATTACCGCACCGTCTACCGCAACCACGCCGCCTTCAGGCGCCTGCTCGGCCAACCAGTCCAAGGGCCCGGGCTTGCCTGGCTGCAACTTCACCAGCTCGATGGTGCTGCCCGCCAGTTCCTTTTCCGCCTGCTCCCAATAGCGGCTGTCAGCCCACAGGCCGGCGAAATCGGCGGTAACGATCAAGGTACCGACCGATCCGTGAAACCCGGACAACCATTGCCTGGCCTGCCAATACCCAGGCAGGTATTCGGAGAGGTGCGGGTCGGCCGACGGCACCAAAAGGGCGTCGACACCTTCGCGCTGCATCACTTCACGAATACGGGCCAGGCGCGTATTCACCGCTTCCTGCGTTGAAGACTGACTGTTCATACTGACTCCTGCTACCACGGCATCCATTGTTGTTGGCGCAGATAATGGAACAGGCTTCAGCCATGGGCAACTGCCCAGAAGGGTTGCGACTGTAACGAGGTCTTGATTGCCCGGACTGCCTGGTCGATATCCTGGGCCTGGGTGTAACGGCCCAGGCTCAGGCGAATGGTCTGGCGCGCGGCCTGTGGCTCAAGCCCAAGCGCCAGCAGCACGTGCGAAGCGGCGTTGGCTGCGGAGTTGCAAGCGGAGGTAGAAGAGAATGCCAGGGACTGGGCAAGTTGAGAAAAGTCAGGGCATTCGGCGCTGAACGTGAGGCTGAGCGTGTGCGCGATCCGCTGCCCGGCACTGCCATTGAGGCGCACGCCCGGCAACGGCAGCAATTGATCGAGCAGGCGCTGCTGCAACTGGCGGATGCGTGCAGTTTCTTCTTCAAGCTCTGCATGGGCCACGGCAAACGCCTCGCCCATGCCGACGATCTGATGAGTCGCCAGCGTCCCGGAGCGCAGCCCGCCCTCATGCCCGCCGCCATGTATCTGAGCCTGCAACAAGGGCCTGGCACGCTCACCGACATACAAGGCGCCGATGCCTTTTGGCCCATACACCTTGTGTGCGGAAAAAGACATCAGATCCACCGGCCAGCGGGCCAGGTCGATTGGCAGCTTGCCCGCCCCTTGCGCCGCATCCACATGCAGCAATGCGCCCTGCTGACGAACCACCTCAGCCAACGCCGGGATATCGTTGAAGGTCCCCAATTCGTTGTTCACCAGCATCAGCGAAACCAGGAAGGTATCGTCTCGCAGGGCTGCGCGCAGCGCCTCGGCAGTGATCAGGCCCTGGTCGTCCGGCGCGAGCAAGGTCACGCTGAAACCGTTTTTCTCAAGCTGGCGAACGGTATCGAGCACCGCCTTGTGTTCGATCTGGCTGGTAATGATGTGACCACCCTGACGGCCTTGGGCGAGGCCCTTGAGCGCCAGGTTGTTCGACTCGGTAGCCCCCGAGGTCCAGACGACCTGCTCGGCCTGGGTACCCACAAGCCTGGCAACCTGCTCACGAGCGCGTTCCACGGCCGCCCGGGCGCTCTGCCCGTAGCAGTGGGAACTGGAGGCCGGGTTGCCGAAGTTGCCCGAAGCGCCCAGACACCTGACCATGGCCTGGATGACTCGCTCGTCGACCGGTGTCGTGGCGGCGTAGTCGAAATACAGCGGAAGATCGTTCATGACAGCAGGCTCTCTGGTTGTCGTCGCCTTGCAAAGCAGGCGTTTCCTAAATCCGTGTAGGCAAAGTGCAACGCAATAGTGCACCAGCCACATATAGAACAATAAATTATAAATTTATATATTTATATAACCAAAATGTTATCCGTCAGTCACTCCTGCTGAACTTCTGCCGCTTATGGACTTCACAATCAGTACAGTCCTGCGCAGGAAAAATTGCCATGTCACAGGGAAGCAAAGCCAAGGTTCACAGCGATTCGGCCAAACGCGCTGCGGCCACCAGCAAAGGCATCGACGCCGGCTCGAACATGCAAAAGCAGGAGCTGATCGATGCACTCAAGCAAGCCTCCTGAACTGCGCAGAGGATCTGCCCATGCTCCGATCGACCGACCGCAAGCAAGGTGTGGTACTGCTGGATACGCGTCAGAGCACCCCCGAGCATGAACACAGCGTGCACTTGAAGCTCGCCGAACGCCTGGCCCAATTGTTCCATACCGAAGTGGTCAGCCCCGCCCAGCCGCCGACGGCCAGGGAGAATTTCTATTACCTGCCCACCGAAACCCTGATTGGCACCGAGCGCTATCGGGCCATGGGCATTGGCGCGCCAACGGATCTGTTTGGCGGCTTGGTCAGCCAACCCTACATGGCCACCAAGGCGATTTCCCATCCGCTGCCCGCCGATGCGCGTTTCCCGCTGGGCTGGACCGATGACTTTGCCCGACTGGCCCACAATGCACTGTTGCGCGGCTATAGCGTTTTCAGCCTGGACGATGCGATCCGCGCCGCAGAACTGCTATTGCGCGAGGGCCCTCTGCGCCTGAAACCGGTGCGCGCGACCGCAGGTCGCGGGCAAACCGTGATCGACAGCATGAAAGGCCTGGAGCAAGCGCTGGGCGGCATGGATGAACAGGAGATCGGCCTCTGGGGCCTGACCCTGGAAGAAAACCTGAGCCAGGTGCAGACCTTCAGTGTCGGCCAGGCCCTGGTCGCCGGCATCCTCTGCAGCTACTACGGCACCCAGCAACTGACCCGCGACCACCAAGGCGAGGAAATCTACGGCGGTTCCGATCTGGTGCTGGTGCGCGGCGACTACGACGTCCTGCTGCAACTGGACCTGGAAGATCACCTGCGCCTGGCCATTACCCAGGCCAGGGCCTACGAACAGGCAGCGCTGCAGGCCTTCCCCGGCTTTATCGCCTCACGGCGCAACTATGATGTCGCGCGAGGCCTGAACAGCCAGGGCAAGCTGCGCAGCGGCGTGCTCGAACAATCGTGGCGCATCGGTGGCGCCAGCAGCGCCGAGGTCCTGGCGCTGCAAGCCTTCGCTGCCGACCCGGCGCTCAAACGCGTGCGCGCCTCCACCCACGAAACCTTCGACGCACCAGCGCTGCCCGCCGATGCCACGATTTTTTATCAGGGGGACGATAGTGAAATCGGA carries:
- a CDS encoding aminopeptidase P family protein, which gives rise to MNSQSSTQEAVNTRLARIREVMQREGVDALLVPSADPHLSEYLPGYWQARQWLSGFHGSVGTLIVTADFAGLWADSRYWEQAEKELAGSTIELVKLQPGKPGPLDWLAEQAPEGGVVAVDGAVMALASARQLGERLKTRNVRLLTEKDLLDQVWADRPALPDNPVYQHLPPEATVSRAEKLANLRQTLRERGADWHFIATLDDIAWLFNLRGSDVSYNPVFVSFALISQRQATLFVAMSKIDEHLRHVLEVDGISLRDYAEVASVLAAIPASDSLLVDPARVTSGLLANTANGVRLIEGLNPTTLAKSQKSQADLQHIRKAMEQDGAALCEFFAWFEAAQGRGEPITELTVDEQLSAARARRPGFVSLSFSTIAAFNANGAMPHYRATDESHARIEGDGLLLIDSGGQYLGGTTDITRMVPIGTPTAEQKQDCTRVLKGVIALSRARFPRGILSPLLDAIARAPIWAEQVDYGHGTGHGVGYFMNVHEGPQVIAYQAAAAPHTAMQAGMITSIEPGTYRPGEWGVRIENLVFNREAGNSAFGDFLEFETLTLCPIDTRCLLVQRLSIEERDWLNGYHAQVRERLAPLLEGAALQWLQVRTEPI
- a CDS encoding aminotransferase class V-fold PLP-dependent enzyme, producing MNDLPLYFDYAATTPVDERVIQAMVRCLGASGNFGNPASSSHCYGQSARAAVERAREQVARLVGTQAEQVVWTSGATESNNLALKGLAQGRQGGHIITSQIEHKAVLDTVRQLEKNGFSVTLLAPDDQGLITAEALRAALRDDTFLVSLMLVNNELGTFNDIPALAEVVRQQGALLHVDAAQGAGKLPIDLARWPVDLMSFSAHKVYGPKGIGALYVGERARPLLQAQIHGGGHEGGLRSGTLATHQIVGMGEAFAVAHAELEEETARIRQLQQRLLDQLLPLPGVRLNGSAGQRIAHTLSLTFSAECPDFSQLAQSLAFSSTSACNSAANAASHVLLALGLEPQAARQTIRLSLGRYTQAQDIDQAVRAIKTSLQSQPFWAVAHG
- a CDS encoding DUF3182 family protein; translated protein: MLRSTDRKQGVVLLDTRQSTPEHEHSVHLKLAERLAQLFHTEVVSPAQPPTARENFYYLPTETLIGTERYRAMGIGAPTDLFGGLVSQPYMATKAISHPLPADARFPLGWTDDFARLAHNALLRGYSVFSLDDAIRAAELLLREGPLRLKPVRATAGRGQTVIDSMKGLEQALGGMDEQEIGLWGLTLEENLSQVQTFSVGQALVAGILCSYYGTQQLTRDHQGEEIYGGSDLVLVRGDYDVLLQLDLEDHLRLAITQARAYEQAALQAFPGFIASRRNYDVARGLNSQGKLRSGVLEQSWRIGGASSAEVLALQAFAADPALKRVRASTHETFDAPALPADATIFYQGDDSEIGRVCKYARIRDYDHP